A stretch of the Staphylococcus sp. NRL 16/872 genome encodes the following:
- a CDS encoding DEAD/DEAH box helicase family protein, whose amino-acid sequence MKLTTPGVLETKTGHRCMQCGNEDKTYFCQYTSVILQKEIIYCRRCIQLGRMDNITDYRITESVGQVSEGYYDLPFQLSEQQSYASTQIIESINQRENLLLYAVTGAGKTEMMFEGISRARKLGLNVAVISPRVDVVIEISKRIKEAFTDEDIDVLHQSSHQQFNAHFIIATVHQLFRFKSHFDVIFIDEVDAFPLSMDPQLQGAIALASKSKHSHIFMTATPPKSLLHQIQADHVIKLPVRFHRHPLPEPIFSYFKLKPTRAQYKLKNLLLKQVNAQRFTLVFFNNIELMLKAYDCYHYFFPDLICVSSEDALRFDKVEALRRGEHTIVFTTTILERGFTMAQLDVIVVNADTFEKAALVQIAGRAGRKREAPTGTVLFLHEGVSLAMIQAKRDIKQMNELGKTRGWINA is encoded by the coding sequence GTGAAATTAACTACACCAGGGGTCCTCGAAACGAAAACGGGTCATCGTTGTATGCAATGTGGCAATGAAGATAAAACTTATTTCTGTCAGTACACTTCAGTCATTTTACAAAAAGAAATTATTTACTGTCGCCGTTGTATCCAATTAGGAAGAATGGACAATATAACAGATTACAGAATAACTGAAAGTGTGGGTCAAGTCTCAGAAGGCTATTATGATTTACCGTTCCAACTTTCCGAGCAACAAAGCTATGCTTCAACTCAAATTATTGAATCCATCAACCAGCGTGAGAATTTATTGTTATATGCGGTCACAGGCGCTGGTAAGACGGAAATGATGTTTGAAGGAATCAGTAGGGCGCGCAAATTAGGTTTGAATGTCGCGGTCATTTCGCCACGAGTCGATGTGGTGATTGAGATTAGTAAACGAATTAAAGAAGCATTTACTGACGAAGACATCGATGTGTTGCACCAATCTAGTCATCAACAATTTAATGCGCACTTTATCATTGCAACTGTGCATCAACTCTTTCGCTTTAAAAGTCATTTCGACGTCATCTTTATTGATGAAGTCGATGCATTCCCACTATCTATGGATCCTCAATTACAAGGTGCCATAGCACTTGCCTCTAAATCAAAACATAGCCACATATTTATGACGGCTACTCCTCCTAAATCTTTATTACACCAAATCCAAGCAGACCATGTTATAAAATTGCCTGTACGCTTTCACAGACATCCATTACCCGAACCAATATTTAGTTATTTCAAATTAAAGCCTACCCGTGCGCAATATAAACTAAAAAATTTATTATTAAAGCAGGTGAATGCGCAACGATTTACTTTAGTCTTCTTCAATAATATTGAACTGATGCTTAAAGCGTATGATTGTTATCATTATTTCTTCCCAGATTTAATATGTGTCTCAAGTGAAGACGCATTACGTTTTGACAAAGTCGAAGCATTGCGTCGAGGTGAACACACTATCGTATTTACTACCACCATTTTAGAAAGAGGATTTACGATGGCTCAATTAGATGTCATTGTGGTTAACGCTGATACTTTTGAAAAGGCAGCCCTAGTACAGATAGCAGGAAGAGCAGGGCGAAAACGAGAAGCACCTACTGGCACAGTATTATTTCTACATGAAGGGGTAAGTTTAGCAATGATCCAAGCCAAACGTGACATCAAACAAATGAATGAGTTAGGCAAAACGAGAGGGTGGATCAATGCATAG
- a CDS encoding YigZ family protein: protein MSDHVITIKQEHTIENVINKSRFIAHIKPVSSEDEAKAFINEVKQTHKEATHNCSAYTVGDQMNIQKANDDGEPSGTAGVPMLEILKKLEVHNACVVVTRYFGGIKLGGGGLIRAYSGAVRDVIYDIGRVELRDAVPTVVTIGYDLTGKFEYELASTSYMLRDTTYTDKVSYHIDVVQTEYEAFIEFLNRNTAGNYNLKEEETKKLPFDIPTN, encoded by the coding sequence TTGAGTGACCATGTTATAACAATTAAACAAGAACATACAATTGAAAATGTAATCAATAAATCACGCTTTATTGCGCATATTAAACCCGTGTCTTCCGAGGATGAAGCGAAAGCGTTTATTAATGAAGTGAAACAAACTCATAAAGAAGCAACACACAATTGTTCCGCCTATACAGTTGGCGATCAAATGAATATTCAAAAAGCTAATGATGATGGTGAACCAAGTGGAACTGCTGGTGTGCCTATGTTAGAAATTTTGAAGAAACTTGAAGTTCATAATGCATGCGTAGTAGTGACCCGTTATTTTGGCGGCATTAAATTAGGCGGTGGCGGTCTCATCCGTGCATATAGTGGCGCAGTAAGAGATGTTATCTATGATATAGGTCGCGTAGAATTACGAGATGCTGTGCCTACTGTGGTAACGATTGGCTACGATTTAACTGGTAAATTTGAATACGAACTCGCTTCAACATCATATATGCTGAGAGACACTACTTATACTGATAAAGTAAGCTATCATATCGATGTGGTTCAAACTGAATACGAAGCGTTTATTGAATTTTTAAATCGTAATACAGCAGGTAATTATAATCTCAAAGAAGAAGAAACTAAAAAATTACCATTTGATATCCCTACCAATTAA
- the prfB gene encoding peptide chain release factor 2 (programmed frameshift) translates to MELSEIKRNIDEYMNDLEQIRGSLDLENKETNIQEYEEMMTEPNFWDDQNKAQEIIDKNNALKAVVNGYHDLNNEVEDMTATWELLQEEFDEDMKDDLEQEVVGFKEKVDQFELQLLLDGPHDANNAILELHPGAGGTESQDWASMLLRMYQRYGEQQGFKVETVDYLPGDEAGVKSVTLLIKGHNAYGYLKAEKGVHRLVRISPFDSSGRRHTSFASCDVIPEFNNDEIEIEINPDDITVDTFRASGAGGQHINKTESAIRITHHPTGIVVNNQNERSQIKNREAAMKMLKAKLYQLKLEEQEREMAEIRGEQKEIGWGSQIRSYVFHPYSMVKDHRTNEETGKVDAVMDGEIQPFIEAYLRQSMNSNEE, encoded by the exons ATGGAATTATCTGAAATTAAACGTAATATTGATGAATATATGAATGATTTAGAACAAATTAGGGGGTCTCTT GACTTAGAGAATAAAGAGACGAATATCCAAGAATATGAGGAAATGATGACGGAGCCCAATTTCTGGGATGATCAAAATAAGGCGCAAGAGATTATTGACAAAAATAATGCGTTGAAGGCTGTGGTGAATGGTTATCATGATTTGAATAATGAAGTTGAAGATATGACTGCGACTTGGGAATTGTTGCAAGAGGAATTTGATGAGGATATGAAAGATGACTTGGAACAAGAGGTCGTTGGTTTCAAGGAGAAAGTCGACCAATTTGAGTTGCAATTGTTATTAGATGGTCCTCATGATGCGAATAATGCGATTCTTGAATTGCACCCTGGCGCAGGTGGTACGGAGTCTCAAGACTGGGCGAGCATGTTACTACGTATGTATCAGCGTTATGGTGAGCAACAAGGTTTCAAAGTTGAAACAGTAGACTATTTACCGGGTGATGAAGCGGGTGTTAAGAGTGTCACGTTATTAATCAAAGGTCATAATGCATACGGTTATTTAAAAGCTGAAAAAGGCGTGCATCGATTAGTCAGAATTTCACCATTTGATTCATCAGGTCGACGTCATACGTCATTTGCTTCATGTGATGTCATTCCAGAATTTAATAATGATGAAATTGAGATTGAAATTAACCCGGATGATATTACGGTGGATACGTTTAGAGCCTCAGGTGCTGGTGGTCAGCACATTAACAAAACGGAATCTGCCATTCGAATTACGCACCATCCCACAGGTATTGTAGTAAATAACCAAAATGAACGTTCACAAATTAAAAACCGTGAAGCGGCGATGAAGATGTTGAAAGCCAAATTGTATCAATTAAAATTGGAAGAGCAAGAACGTGAAATGGCTGAAATTCGTGGTGAACAAAAAGAAATTGGCTGGGGAAGTCAAATTCGCTCATATGTCTTCCATCCATATTCAATGGTGAAAGATCATCGTACTAATGAAGAAACTGGTAAAGTAGATGCAGTGATGGACGGTGAAATCCAACCATTTATTGAAGCTTACCTAAGACAGTCAATGAATAGTAATGAAGAATAA
- a CDS encoding ComF family protein, which translates to MHRCIQCLQPIHETLTVFNFYRPREQFCQSCQKQWETVTLDLNSRRCPRCLNKQTTDSDVCLDCQFLEKTFTLMSQLYCDYQYTGVMKEVIHNYKFMRDYYLAKVLASKLKPPKTSYDMIVPIPSPYERDAERTFNPVTTVLDYMGVTYINLLKTKLRPKQSQLGKIARAQASNPFYIEKEIDITNKEILLVDDIYTTGLTVHHAGEILCDKNVRKFKVFAFSR; encoded by the coding sequence ATGCATAGATGTATACAGTGTTTACAACCTATTCATGAAACATTGACTGTTTTCAATTTTTACCGACCGCGTGAACAGTTCTGTCAGTCCTGTCAAAAACAATGGGAGACAGTAACATTAGATTTAAACTCTCGTCGTTGTCCCAGATGTTTAAATAAGCAAACAACAGACAGTGACGTATGCCTAGATTGTCAATTTTTAGAAAAGACATTTACGTTAATGTCTCAATTATATTGCGACTATCAATATACAGGCGTTATGAAAGAAGTGATTCATAATTATAAATTTATGCGAGACTACTATTTAGCAAAAGTACTAGCGTCGAAACTTAAACCTCCTAAAACGTCTTATGATATGATTGTCCCCATCCCATCTCCATATGAACGCGATGCCGAACGTACTTTTAATCCAGTTACTACTGTATTAGACTACATGGGTGTGACCTATATCAACTTATTAAAAACAAAATTACGTCCTAAACAATCTCAATTAGGGAAAATAGCGCGTGCCCAAGCGTCTAATCCTTTTTACATTGAAAAGGAGATAGACATCACAAATAAAGAGATTTTACTCGTGGATGATATTTATACAACAGGTTTAACTGTGCATCATGCCGGAGAAATATTATGTGACAAAAATGTCAGAAAATTCAAAGTGTTTGCGTTTTCAAGATGA
- a CDS encoding MraY family glycosyltransferase, translating into MYTLLLIAVTMIISLILTPIIIKVSTKLGLVDRPNYRKVHTKPVSVLGGTVILLSFLIGIWLGHPIEREVKPLVIGAIVMYLVGLIDDIYDLKPILKLIGQVIAASIVVVYGITIDFISFPMGPTIHFGVLSIPITIIWIVAITNAINLIDGLDGLASGVSAIGLITIAFIAILQANIFIIMICSVLIGSLLGFLCFNFHPAKIFLGDSGALMIGFIIGFLSLLGFKNITFISLFFPIVILAVPFIDTLFAMIRRVRNGQHIMQADKSHLHHKLLALGYSHRQTVLLIYSIAIMFSLSSIILYLSQPLGVILMFVLILITIELIVEFTGLIDDNYRPIINFISKKNEEHHHAQDTIEKK; encoded by the coding sequence ATGTATACTTTACTACTCATTGCTGTAACGATGATCATCAGTCTGATACTAACACCTATCATAATTAAGGTCTCAACTAAATTGGGCTTAGTTGATCGACCTAATTATAGAAAAGTACATACAAAACCTGTCTCCGTCTTAGGTGGAACCGTAATTTTACTGTCTTTTCTTATCGGAATTTGGCTAGGCCATCCCATCGAACGAGAAGTAAAGCCTTTAGTTATAGGTGCCATTGTTATGTACTTAGTAGGTTTAATTGATGATATTTATGATTTAAAACCCATATTAAAGTTAATAGGACAAGTGATTGCTGCATCTATTGTTGTAGTTTACGGTATTACGATAGATTTTATTTCTTTCCCAATGGGACCAACGATTCACTTTGGTGTTTTAAGTATTCCAATTACAATCATTTGGATTGTGGCGATTACTAATGCAATTAATTTAATAGATGGTCTCGATGGCTTAGCTTCTGGCGTATCAGCTATAGGCTTAATTACAATCGCTTTTATTGCTATTCTACAAGCCAATATCTTTATTATTATGATATGTAGTGTGTTGATTGGTTCATTGTTAGGATTCTTATGCTTTAATTTTCATCCTGCCAAGATCTTCTTAGGAGATAGTGGCGCTTTAATGATTGGCTTTATAATAGGGTTCTTATCATTGCTTGGCTTTAAAAATATCACATTCATTTCACTCTTCTTCCCAATTGTTATATTAGCGGTGCCATTTATTGATACGTTATTTGCTATGATACGAAGAGTGCGAAACGGTCAACATATTATGCAAGCAGATAAATCTCATTTACATCATAAATTACTAGCACTTGGCTATTCTCATCGTCAAACAGTGTTACTCATTTATTCTATTGCGATTATGTTTAGTTTATCTAGTATTATTCTTTATTTATCTCAACCACTCGGCGTTATACTGATGTTTGTTCTAATTCTTATTACAATAGAATTGATTGTAGAATTTACAGGCTTGATTGATGATAATTACCGACCGATAATTAATTTTATTTCTAAGAAAAATGAAGAACATCATCACGCCCAAGATACAATTGAAAAAAAATAA
- a CDS encoding GGDEF domain-containing protein — MIEAIIYNIAVMVAGIYLFHRLQYSENKIMVFSKGYVTVLMTLVALLLAAYPIPFHHSYLIHLTFVPLLFLGRYTNIGYTLIAAIIIALVDVFTFGNSILYGVVLIVIGLISSIVGPFLKQNDIISLIILNLISIIILFILSIFSPLYDLIEVAVLVPISFVLTIASAITFVDIWHFFSLVTRYENEDKYDYLTGLGNVKEFDRHLNKTSQLAEDNSESLALLLIDIDGFKDVNDTYSHKSGDAVLKQMSQLLKNYVPRQFKIFRNGGEEFSVVIRDYSLDQSVKLAENIRTGVEKSSFHLPNREVIKLSVSIGVGYLSQEDHKSQRKVFKDADDMVHVAKNEGRNQVMFNPIIKL; from the coding sequence ATGATTGAAGCAATCATTTATAACATTGCGGTCATGGTTGCGGGTATTTATCTTTTTCATCGGTTACAATACTCCGAAAATAAGATCATGGTCTTCTCAAAAGGCTATGTCACTGTTTTAATGACGCTAGTAGCTTTATTACTAGCCGCCTATCCTATCCCATTCCATCACAGTTATTTAATTCATTTAACATTTGTTCCATTACTATTTCTTGGACGCTATACAAATATCGGTTACACACTTATTGCAGCAATCATTATTGCCTTAGTAGATGTCTTTACCTTTGGTAATTCTATATTATACGGTGTCGTTTTAATCGTTATTGGACTAATTTCAAGTATAGTAGGACCATTTTTAAAACAAAACGATATTATTTCTTTAATCATTTTAAATTTAATTAGCATCATCATTTTATTTATTCTATCAATTTTTAGTCCTCTATATGATTTAATAGAGGTAGCTGTATTAGTTCCTATTTCATTTGTCTTGACAATAGCCTCTGCAATCACATTTGTTGATATTTGGCATTTCTTCTCTTTAGTTACACGTTATGAAAATGAAGACAAATACGATTACCTTACCGGTTTAGGAAATGTAAAAGAATTTGATAGACATTTAAATAAAACTTCGCAATTAGCTGAAGATAATAGTGAAAGTCTTGCCTTACTTCTGATTGATATTGATGGCTTTAAAGATGTGAACGACACTTATTCACATAAATCAGGAGATGCTGTCTTAAAACAAATGTCACAGTTATTGAAAAATTATGTGCCGAGACAATTTAAAATATTCCGTAATGGTGGCGAAGAGTTTTCAGTAGTCATTCGTGATTATTCACTAGATCAAAGCGTTAAGTTAGCTGAAAACATTCGCACAGGCGTAGAAAAATCGTCGTTCCATTTACCTAATAGAGAAGTGATTAAACTTTCGGTATCGATTGGTGTGGGATACTTATCTCAAGAAGATCATAAATCGCAACGTAAAGTATTTAAAGATGCTGATGATATGGTCCATGTGGCTAAGAATGAAGGTCGTAACCAAGTAATGTTCAATCCTATTATTAAATTATAA
- the fakB1 gene encoding fatty acid kinase binding subunit FakB1, which yields MKIAVMADSTGYLPQDIINHYQIPIAPLSVAFDDGETFTEGEHVSMPKFYEKMASSKTIPTTSQPAIGEWIQNYEQLRDKGYTDIIVINLSSGISGSYQSATQAGEMVEGINVHTFDTRLAAMIEGSYVIYALELVEKGHSPEEIIEALTEAREHAGAFLFVDDLKNLQKSGRITGAQAWVGTLLKMKPVLHFKEDGKIHPYEKVRTRKRALNALEENIFKQIENMEEVTVFVINGDKTDEGHTYLQHLKETYPDVNIQYSEFGPVVASHLGSGGLGLGYFPKKIEIN from the coding sequence ATGAAAATTGCAGTAATGGCAGATTCTACAGGGTATCTACCACAAGATATAATTAATCACTATCAGATACCTATTGCACCATTAAGTGTTGCATTTGATGATGGAGAGACTTTTACTGAAGGTGAACATGTTTCAATGCCCAAATTCTATGAAAAAATGGCCTCATCTAAAACTATCCCGACAACGAGCCAACCCGCAATTGGCGAATGGATTCAAAATTATGAACAATTAAGAGACAAAGGTTATACAGATATTATTGTTATCAACCTATCTAGTGGTATCAGTGGAAGTTATCAATCAGCTACACAAGCTGGAGAAATGGTCGAAGGCATCAATGTACATACGTTTGACACTAGACTAGCCGCAATGATTGAAGGTAGCTATGTGATATATGCGTTAGAATTAGTAGAAAAAGGTCATTCACCTGAAGAAATTATTGAAGCCTTAACAGAAGCACGTGAACATGCAGGTGCATTCTTATTTGTAGATGATTTAAAAAACTTACAAAAGAGTGGCCGTATTACTGGCGCACAAGCATGGGTAGGAACTTTATTAAAAATGAAACCAGTACTTCATTTTAAAGAAGACGGTAAAATTCATCCTTATGAAAAAGTTCGTACAAGAAAACGTGCCTTAAATGCATTAGAAGAAAATATCTTCAAGCAAATTGAAAATATGGAAGAAGTCACAGTATTTGTGATTAACGGCGATAAAACAGATGAAGGTCATACGTATTTACAACATCTGAAAGAAACATATCCTGACGTTAATATTCAATACTCTGAATTCGGTCCAGTAGTTGCCTCACATTTAGGATCTGGTGGTTTAGGTTTAGGTTACTTCCCTAAAAAAATTGAAATTAATTAA
- the raiA gene encoding ribosome-associated translation inhibitor RaiA, with the protein MIRFEIHGDNLTITDAIRNYIEDKIGKLERYFNDVPNAVAHVKVKTYQNSTTKIEVTIPLKNVTLRAEERHDDLYAGIDLVTGKLERQVRKYKTRVNRKQKTRGEQDAFATEVPEAPSVQAAEVDDSQENDNEIEIIRSKQFSLKPMDSEEAVLQMDLLGHDFYIFTDRETEGTSIVYKRKDGKYGLIETTE; encoded by the coding sequence ATGATTAGATTTGAAATTCATGGAGATAACCTCACTATTACAGATGCTATTCGCAACTATATTGAGGACAAAATTGGTAAACTTGAACGTTATTTTAACGATGTGCCTAATGCAGTAGCACATGTTAAAGTGAAAACGTATCAAAATTCAACAACTAAAATTGAAGTTACAATTCCATTGAAAAATGTAACATTAAGAGCAGAAGAACGACACGATGACTTATACGCTGGTATTGATTTAGTAACTGGCAAATTAGAACGTCAAGTTCGTAAATATAAAACACGTGTGAATCGCAAACAAAAAACTCGTGGTGAACAAGATGCTTTTGCGACTGAAGTGCCTGAAGCACCATCAGTTCAAGCTGCAGAAGTAGATGATAGTCAGGAGAACGATAATGAAATCGAAATTATCCGTTCTAAACAATTTAGCTTAAAACCAATGGATTCTGAAGAAGCGGTTTTACAAATGGATTTATTAGGTCATGATTTTTACATCTTTACAGATCGTGAAACAGAAGGTACTAGCATTGTTTACAAACGTAAAGATGGTAAATACGGATTGATTGAAACAACAGAATAA
- a CDS encoding threonine/serine exporter ThrE family protein, giving the protein MSDSITIIDENKVIDVVLIAGRILLEAGAETYRVEDTMNRIAHSYGLNDTYSFVTSTAIIFSLNDRTNTRLIRIRERTTDLEKIALTNSLSRKISRNELTIDEAKSELIHLRHASLQYSFLLNFFAAAIACGFFLFMFGGVASDCWIAALAGGAAFLTFSLMQRFIQIKFFSEFVASVVVITIAASFTKLGIATNQNIITISSVMPLVPGILICNAIRDLMAGELLAGMSRGVEAALTSFAIGAGVAIVLLII; this is encoded by the coding sequence ATGTCAGATTCAATCACTATTATCGATGAAAATAAAGTGATTGATGTTGTGTTAATAGCTGGAAGAATTCTCCTAGAAGCTGGCGCTGAAACCTATCGTGTAGAAGATACTATGAATCGTATCGCTCATAGTTATGGTTTAAATGATACATACAGTTTCGTAACTTCTACAGCTATTATTTTTTCACTTAATGATCGAACGAATACGCGTTTGATTCGAATTAGAGAACGTACGACAGATTTAGAGAAAATTGCGCTTACAAATAGCCTCTCACGGAAAATCTCAAGAAATGAATTAACTATCGATGAAGCTAAGTCTGAACTTATTCATTTAAGACATGCCTCATTGCAATATTCATTTTTATTAAACTTTTTTGCGGCTGCAATAGCATGTGGTTTCTTCCTATTCATGTTTGGTGGTGTAGCATCTGACTGCTGGATTGCTGCGCTCGCAGGTGGCGCTGCTTTTTTAACTTTCAGTTTAATGCAACGTTTCATACAAATTAAATTCTTTTCAGAGTTTGTAGCATCTGTTGTCGTCATTACCATCGCTGCTTCATTTACTAAATTAGGAATAGCTACTAATCAGAATATTATTACCATCTCAAGCGTTATGCCTCTAGTTCCAGGTATTTTAATTTGTAACGCTATTCGTGATTTAATGGCAGGAGAACTTCTTGCCGGCATGTCTCGAGGTGTTGAAGCGGCCCTTACGTCATTTGCTATTGGCGCCGGAGTGGCCATTGTACTATTAATTATTTAA
- the secA gene encoding preprotein translocase subunit SecA — translation MGFLSKIVDGNKKETKRLGKIADEVLALEEDMAILTDDEIKAKTKQFQEEVQEIEDVKKQNDYLDKILPQAYALVREGAKRVFKMTPYKVQVMGGIAIHKGDIAEMRTGEGKTLTATMPTYLNALAGRGVHVITVNEYLSSVQSEEMAELYEFLGLTVGLNLNSKSTVEKREAYAQDITYSTNNELGFDYLRDNMVNYAEERVMRPLHFAIIDEVDSILIDEARTPLIISGEAEKSTSLYTQANVFAKMLKVEDDYKYDEKTKAVHLTEQGADKAERMFKIDNLYDVQNVEIISHINTALKAHVTLQRDVDYMVVDGEVLIVDQFTGRTMPGRRFSEGLHQAIEAKEGVKIQNESKTMASITFQNYFRMYNKLAGMTGTAKTEEEEFRNIYNMTVTQIPTNKPVQREDKSDLIYISQKGKFDAVVEDVVEKHKKGQPVLLGTVAVETSEYISNLLKKRGVRHDVLNAKNHEREAEIVANAGQKGAVTIATNMAGRGTDIKLGEGVEDIGGLAVIGTERHESRRIDDQLRGRSGRQGDKGDSRFYLSLQDELMVRFGSERLQKMMNRLGMDDSTPIESKMVSRAVESAQKRVEGNNFDARKRILEYDEVLRKQREIIYNERNNIIDSDNSSELVMAMLRSTLQRAVNYHINEEDDNPDYTPFINYVNDVFLQEGDLTEEEIKGKDSEDIFDVVWTKIEKAYESQKEKIGDQMPEFERMILLRSIDTHWTDHIDTMDQLRQGIHLRSYAQQNPLRDYQNEGHELFDMMMQNIEEDTSKFILKSVIQVDDDIEREKTTDFGNAQHVSAEDGKEKAKKQPVVKGEKIGRNDPCPCGSGKKYKNCHGKDE, via the coding sequence ATGGGATTTTTATCGAAAATTGTTGACGGCAATAAAAAAGAAACAAAACGTTTAGGGAAAATAGCTGATGAAGTACTCGCATTAGAGGAAGATATGGCTATTTTAACTGATGACGAAATTAAAGCTAAAACTAAACAATTTCAAGAAGAAGTACAAGAAATTGAAGATGTAAAAAAACAAAATGATTATTTAGATAAAATTTTACCACAAGCTTATGCACTCGTACGTGAAGGTGCAAAGCGTGTGTTTAAAATGACACCGTATAAAGTTCAAGTCATGGGTGGTATCGCTATTCATAAAGGTGATATTGCCGAAATGAGAACAGGGGAAGGTAAAACATTAACAGCTACAATGCCGACGTATTTAAATGCATTAGCTGGTCGTGGTGTTCACGTTATCACAGTTAATGAATATTTATCTAGTGTACAAAGTGAAGAAATGGCTGAACTATATGAGTTCTTAGGCTTAACAGTTGGTTTGAATTTAAATAGTAAATCAACCGTTGAAAAGCGTGAAGCCTATGCGCAAGATATTACCTATAGTACAAATAATGAATTAGGTTTCGACTATTTAAGAGATAACATGGTGAACTATGCCGAAGAGCGTGTTATGAGACCCCTTCATTTTGCTATCATTGATGAGGTTGACTCTATTTTAATTGATGAAGCAAGAACCCCATTAATCATCTCTGGTGAAGCTGAAAAATCAACATCTCTTTATACTCAAGCTAACGTTTTCGCTAAAATGTTAAAAGTTGAAGATGATTACAAGTATGATGAAAAAACGAAAGCAGTACACTTAACAGAACAAGGCGCTGATAAAGCAGAACGTATGTTTAAAATTGATAACTTATACGATGTGCAAAACGTTGAAATCATCAGTCATATCAATACAGCATTAAAAGCGCACGTGACTTTACAACGTGACGTGGACTACATGGTAGTCGATGGAGAAGTATTAATTGTAGACCAATTTACAGGTCGTACGATGCCTGGTCGTCGTTTCTCTGAAGGTTTACACCAAGCGATTGAAGCAAAAGAAGGCGTTAAAATTCAAAATGAATCAAAAACAATGGCGTCTATTACTTTCCAAAACTACTTCCGTATGTACAATAAATTAGCAGGTATGACAGGTACAGCGAAAACGGAAGAAGAAGAGTTCCGAAATATTTATAATATGACAGTAACGCAAATTCCTACCAATAAACCTGTTCAACGTGAAGATAAATCGGATTTAATCTACATTAGTCAAAAAGGTAAATTTGATGCCGTGGTGGAAGATGTAGTTGAAAAACATAAAAAAGGACAGCCTGTATTATTAGGTACAGTAGCGGTTGAAACAAGTGAATATATTTCAAACTTGCTAAAAAAACGTGGCGTTCGTCATGATGTCTTAAATGCTAAAAACCATGAACGTGAAGCTGAAATTGTAGCCAATGCAGGCCAAAAAGGTGCTGTAACGATTGCGACTAACATGGCTGGTCGTGGTACCGACATTAAACTAGGCGAAGGCGTAGAAGACATTGGTGGTCTTGCAGTTATTGGTACAGAACGTCATGAATCACGTCGTATTGATGATCAATTACGTGGTCGTTCTGGTCGTCAAGGTGATAAAGGGGACAGTCGTTTCTATTTATCACTACAAGATGAATTAATGGTACGTTTCGGTTCAGAAAGACTTCAAAAAATGATGAATCGTTTAGGGATGGATGATTCAACACCAATTGAATCTAAAATGGTGTCACGTGCTGTCGAATCAGCCCAAAAACGTGTCGAAGGTAATAACTTTGATGCGCGTAAACGTATCTTGGAATATGATGAAGTATTACGTAAACAACGTGAAATTATCTATAATGAACGTAATAATATTATTGATTCAGACAATAGTTCTGAATTAGTAATGGCAATGTTACGCTCAACGTTACAACGTGCTGTGAATTATCACATTAATGAAGAAGACGATAATCCGGATTACACACCATTTATTAACTATGTTAATGACGTATTCTTGCAAGAAGGCGACTTAACTGAAGAGGAAATCAAAGGTAAAGATTCAGAAGATATCTTTGATGTTGTATGGACTAAGATTGAAAAAGCTTATGAAAGTCAAAAAGAAAAAATTGGCGATCAAATGCCTGAGTTTGAACGTATGATTTTATTACGTTCAATTGATACGCATTGGACTGATCATATCGATACTATGGACCAATTGCGTCAAGGTATCCACTTACGTTCATATGCACAACAAAATCCGCTTCGTGATTATCAAAATGAAGGTCACGAATTATTCGATATGATGATGCAAAATATCGAAGAGGATACGTCTAAGTTTATTCTTAAATCAGTCATTCAAGTTGACGATGACATAGAACGTGAAAAAACGACTGACTTTGGTAATGCACAACATGTGTCAGCTGAAGACGGTAAAGAAAAAGCGAAAAAACAACCTGTTGTTAAAGGTGAAAAGATTGGTCGTAATGACCCTTGTCCATGTGGCAGTGGTAAGAAATACAAAAACTGTCACGGTAAAGACGAATAA